Proteins encoded by one window of Vigna radiata var. radiata cultivar VC1973A chromosome 5, Vradiata_ver6, whole genome shotgun sequence:
- the LOC106760177 gene encoding chitinase-like protein 2 gives MQHLYIVSLKTKQTRHTAKHCSRQKKERKMSPTWVFVVCVAAMFVVGNGQSSVKPLVKTVKGKKVCDKGWECKGWSAYCCNDTISDYFQTYQFENLFAKRNSPVAHAVGFWDYRSFITAAAQYQPLGFGTTGGTTSGQKEVAAFLGHVGSKTSCGYGVATGGPLAWGLCYNKELSPDKFYCDEYYKLTYPCTPGAAYYGRGAIPLYWNYNYGKAGEALKVDLLNHPEYIEQNATLAFQAALWQWMSPPEKHLPSPHDVFVGNWKPSKNDTLSKRVPGFGATINLLYGDQTCGQGPDNEAMNNIISHYLYYLDLMGVGREEAGPNEVLSCAEQKAFKPSGSPSSATN, from the exons ATGCAACATCTCTATATAGTATCTCTAAAAACCAAACAAACACGCCACACAGCAAAGCATTGTTCAAGgcaaaagaaagagagaaagatgagCCCAACATGGGTTTTTGTGGTGTGTGTTGCAGCCATGTTTGTGGTTGGGAATGGACAATCATCGGTGAAGCCATTGGTGAAGACAGTGAAGGGGAAGAAGGTGTGTGACAAAGGGTGGGAGTGCAAGGGTTGGTCTGCTTATTGCTGCAACGATACCATCTCTGACTACTTCCAGACCTACCAGTTTGAGAACCTCTTTGCAAAGCGCAATTCGCCGGTGGCACATGCCGTTGGATTCTGGGACTACCGTTCTTTTATCACTGCTGCAGCACAGTATCAGCCTCTCGGCTTTGGCACCACCGGAGGAACCACCAGTGGCCAGAAGGAGGTCGCCGCTTTCCTTGGCCATGTTGGCAGCAAAACCTCTT GTGGTTATGGGGTGGCTACTGGGGGACCCTTAGCCTGGGGTTTATGCTACAACAAGGAATTGAGTCCTGATAAATTCTACTGCGACGAATACTACAAATTGACATACCCTTGCACTCCTGGTGCAGCATACTATGGTCGTGGTGCCATCCCACTTTACTG GAACTACAACTATGGAAAAGCTGGGGAAGCCTTGAAGGTGGATCTGTTGAACCATCCAGAATACATAGAACAAAATGCAACCCTAGCCTTCCAGGCTGCATTGTGGCAGTGGATGAGCCCACCTGAGAAGCACCTACCTTCACCCCATGATGTGTTTGTTGGGAATTGGAAACCCAGCAAGAACGACACATTGTCGAAAAGGGTACCTGGATTTGGTGCCACTATAAATTTGCTCTATGGGGACCAAACTTGTGGGCAAGGACCTGATAATGAGGCGATGAACAACATCATTTCTCACTATCTTTATTACCTTGATCTCATGGGTGTTGGCAGAGAAGAAGCTGGGCCTAATGAAGTTCTCTCCTGTGCTGAACAAAAGGCTTTTAAGCCCTCTGGTTCACCATCTTCTGCCACAAATTGA